The Accipiter gentilis chromosome Z, bAccGen1.1, whole genome shotgun sequence DNA window AAAACCTCTCCATTCCCATTTTCAAGTTCAAATGAAACTCAAAAAGCACTATTGAGCTTTAAAGAGCTGGATCATCCACGAAGCGTGGACAATTCATCTCAAACAGTTTCACCGAAAAGAAAATCCAGCTCAACAAAAGTAGGCTCCAGGCTGGCACAAGTGCAGCGGCTACAGTCTGAGCATTGGGTAAAGGGCTCTCCGTCACTGTTTCACCAGAATAAAATTGCCTCTTTAAAAAAGGAACTTAAGGATATTACTCCAAAAGAACTCTCTTTTAAAATCAATGGCCTTGCCTTGTCAAAGAAATTCATCACCCGACACCAAAGTATTGACATAAAAGACACTGCTCATTTATTGAAAACCTTTGATCAAACTGGATCAAGGAAATTATCATATGAAGAAATGAACTCTCAGACTCCTTGTGTTGAAGAGAATCATAACCCCAGTGGGATTCCTATGGGTAAGGATGCCAGTTCAGGGCAAATCAGCTTTGTTTCAAACCTCAGCGGTATTATCCAGAGAAGGAATTTAGGAACAAATCACTACAGCTCTGAATCTCAGTTTACTATTCTaagtcctgctgctgcagaaggcagtAAGTCagtaataggaaagaaaaagattcttTCTCCATCTCACTCTTTGTTACCAAATTCTAGAGAAGTACTGGAGAACACGCCTCCTGTTACTCTGAGCAGGAGCAATAAAGCTTGTCTAGAAAGACATGGTTCAGGAGCCTTATTGTTGGATCATTATGCTCACACAAGACCAGGTTTTCTTCCACCACTGAAGGTGAATCCTCACCCCCCAATTCCAGATATTACTTTCATAAACAAGGTTCCTGGGATGATTTCCTGTGGACAAAAACCCTTAATACCAGCAGCACCTGCTTTGCCTAGGGAGACCAAAAATACACAAGTGCTACGGAGGCAGTCATTACAGACTGACCAGATTAagcaattaattaatttttaacaggGGATTAAAGAGTTACAAAATCTTTATGATATGTACATATTCACTGCACTACCTGATTGTAACGACACATATCACAGAAGATAGCAGGTCTGTGGTGTAAAGCTCTCTGCCTTGGAATGAGTTAAATAGCTCAGACACTACATGAAAAGATACACTTAACTAATGATGCTGCTTCCTGCAAACTGAGGACTATTTATTATACTGTTTCCATAACGTTTTCAACTTCAGCACTGAAACTTTACCCGTGACAGGCTGAACCCACAACGGGTCTTAGGCACTGCAGTTCTCATTTTAGGTTGGAAATACTATCCCTCCTAGGTTTCCCCAAACGGGTACCCTTTCTGCACCCAGAATGGTGCTACACATGGAATTTGGGAATTTGAAACATCTGACTGTGATGCTGGACACCAGACTGACTCTGTCCAAGTTGTGCAATATTCAGAAATTCCAGACACAACCAGTGTGCACAACAGGTGGCCAGTGGCAAGTGCACATAGGCAGTGTCTTGTGGCTTCACTGCATGTAAAGAGACAATACACAGTCAATAAAATTCCTGTTGCAGAGCTGTGTTGCATGCATAGCTATGCCAAGGGAATTCCAGCTAAAGACTGGGAGCCTGCTTCAGACACCTTGCTGCCCACTGGAAGTCAGTGTGATCCCCAGAGCACCGGAGAGCTCAAGTTCAGCACGCAATGCCTGGGAGCTGAGTCAAGAAGCCAGCATAGTGAGCAAGAAGTCCTGAATAATCTCATGTAAAATGACCAGATCCTGCTCACACTGTCAGTAAGGCACGTCAATCAACTTGGGCTTCTCAAGCTATTGGATTGCTGGAATCTTCTCgcttaaaaaaaggaagggtgGGAGGAGGCACAGGTTGTATCTAAACTAGGGTCCATTACTTTCTGTAGTTCCAGACTCCTCAAAAAACAGAGATCTCCACATCATGCAGGAGCTACTTCTCCCCAGTCACAGGCCTGGGTTTCTCTTCAAGAAAAGATAGAGGGGGTGGGACACATCCAGATGCTGTCTTGATCAGCGAGGACACTTGACACACGCTTGGGAGCAAGGGAGGGCTCTGTCCTTCTGCTCAGACACACCTAAAAAAATTCCAACAGCTACAACACTCACCTGGGAGATGGAAGTCCTCATTTTGCCTAATTTGAAGCAGAGGACTGAATTTCTTACAGCTGAGAAATACTCCTTTGCCTCCAAGCTATTGCATATTTTTAAGTGTCTCTAtctaaaatctgtttttccttcccatttagTATGCTGCGATTCCAAACATCTACCCTGTTTTTGTGCATATTCCATAGATGCTTGATTTCTGGTATTGCATTTAGGATTATATAACTCATCTTCTGGAGACTGAGAAATACTGAATGTGTTCTGTTTTGTCATAGTTTATAGAAATTAATTGTTTTGAAATTGTGTCTGTATAATGTGAATTTCTGTATACTGAAACGAGGTAtcgtttttttctgaaaatacacagTAGGTACTATATGCCTTCTTGCAGGTTCAGTCAAAATTCACCCAGTCTGACATTGCCTAACAAATAACTGTGATGTTATTTAGCTTTGTCCTCAGTGTAAGATGATTTCAAATGGATGATAAATGTACAGTGTCTGTAAATACCTTTTTATGTAAAAACACAAAAATGTCCAAAAGTTCATAAGATGCACATTTTGAAGGAGGGCACATCTGACATCTAGAAAGTAAAGGAGTATGGTTTACATCTCTACACAAGAGAGCAGTTGTATATCAAGTGCTGATCTGAAACTACAAATTTAAATCTTGAAAACAATTTTGCCACAAAATCTCTCCAATCTCTAGTGATGAGTGCTAGAAGGCAGATGATCTTACCGTTGATCCTCTGGCCAAGATCTCCAAGGTAGCCAGAATAAGCAAAGAGGCAAATCTGTATTGCAACTGTCAAAATTAATTCTTCCCCACAAAATACAGGTCTTGAAAGCTGTGGTGTCCTTTGTGCTCCTCCCGTCACAGCTCTGCTAACCTGGGACGTGTAGCATCCTGATGACAGCTGGGAAGGCCCACAGCGAGCTGCACTATGCTACTGCCTTTGACTTACTCAGATACGATCGTCacacttgttttgtttctcaCCCCTCAAGAGCGATCAGTACCAGTCACAaaaacattgggttttttttaattggagatgGACTATTCATCCACTGAAAGATTCTTGGTCATTTATGGATTGGCTGGCAAACTCTAGCCTCTGTACATAGACAAACAAGAATGTTATGTTAAACAAAAACCCACCTGAGTTTGCACATTAAGCATCCAAAAATGAGAAAGTTTCAAAAGTGAAGTTATGTACATCTTAAGAGCTATTAAATACCCATGGAAATGTAGTGAAGATGATGAAGTATTTGATTCAGGTTCTATCTCTTACTTCAGGAGATGTTGCTGGAACAGCTTCTGCATATACCAGGTAGAAACAAGGATTACATGGAAATCTTTTTATGGCAGATAAATTATGTGGAACAACATATGCCAATATTAAATTATTAACTGGGTACAAATTGGTCCCTACAAACACCACATACAAACACAATatacttttcaaatttttttatgaTAGTATAAATGGAATCAGCAATTTGTAGTCTGTTCATCTCATAACGAAGTTAAATATTTGAAGCTAaaaacatatctttaaaaaaatacaaattctttttttagaaaaaatcaCGAGATCAGATGTTCTAACTGGTATCTTTGCTGAAGGTATAAAGCCTGATTTCTGCTGTATTGGTTTTAATATTAATTACATGTATGGGATTACTGCTCCCTCAACcggaacagtattttttttacaaaatgcttagaaaacagaggaaaatggcAAATGTCTTGAGAAGTGAGGTTCTTCTGTAGTGTTGCCAGTATTTTGTGCTTAATTTTGATGCAGAAGTAATGTGAAAGGTTAACATTAATGTTTATTGTTGCATCAATGTTACAAGTGACCTTCAAAGGAAAACCAATTCAGTTTTGTTCTCTTGATGTTGCTATGATGcataaataaaagttattttttcccccattcaggAAATATGGACATAGACACATCCTTTTACTCACCACTTAGGAGACGCTGAGTCACTACCAAAGGTACTCACTCTTAAGTGTTTCTCAGGCTGTCTCTATAGAGGAAAATTGGAACAGTTAATTAGATTTAATCCAACATAGCTAAATTTGTACAAAGTATTGTGTGAGAGAAGCTTTTTCTGTCTGTCGGTAGCTTACTGTGGTCCCACTTCAGTGGAGATACACTTCTGCCATCTTTGAAGTCTTAATCCTTGTCATTTTCCAGTCATCCATAATGTCTTTTAAGCAAAGAATGAGAAGCAAGACTTGAATTCCTAATGTTAATCCCCTGCCCGAAACATTGAACTTCACAAACGACAAAAAACCTTTCAGGTGTTCTTGATGCATCTTGATAAAGAAATCACAAGCTGAAACTTCTTCCTTGCTAGTTTTCTTCTAAGAGCTGTGGCTTTCCATCCAGAGAGAACAATCTGGACTTGGACCTTACAGTGAAAAATTAGCAAAGCTTGTCCACTCTAACTTGTAGAAAGATTAATGGCATAAAATGCTTAAACATTTAAACTATGTAAAATGGAAGTGCCACTTCTGTGAGCAAGCATGCCTTCCATGTAAGTTACAGCTTTCAGTAAAACACATTACCTATGAGATTATTGATTTTTAATCTATGTGGTACGTTTAGAaaggtgaaaaacatttttttacttttggtttccattttctctgcaaaatgctgGGAAACCATACAACAAAAGTAACTTCTAGACAAATAGTGGTGGCCTCACAAAAAACAGTGCTCATCTGAAAAACCCTGACGTTTCAGTTTAAGAAATTTAAGAACAGCAAGTCACTACACAATGCTgtagaaaagcagttttcaagGCTATGTTTAAGCTGTGGTGTTCAAAGTACAGTTTTCAAAATATCCTTCCCcacactttttgtttgtttttgctttaagGAGAAAGGCATTTGGAGttgctttgctttgatttttgtcttttacaaTTATGCAGCACTTCCAAAAGAGTATTGCCATAATTTGATGCAGCTACAcgagaaaaatattaaactaaagcagccattaattccttttttttccctcatcagtCCTTAATAAGACCTTAGTCTTTCTGCATCTGTTATGCAGTACAACTAATTAATTTTCCAACTAAAATCAGGCATTTATGAAAGTAAACCATTATTCCATTTAGTTGGCTATTTTGTTCATATAACAAGAGCATGGCTTCTTATAGAAAGGCTAACATTAGTCACAAATAGCCATCCTACTAAAAACATTCACACTGTATTCATAAAAgggacaagctttttttttttttttttttaattaatgttgaaATCCAGAACTAGAGGGAGGAATGCCTCTTGTAAAATATTTCCCAGTGTTTCCTGCTCCCACATTTTCACCTTGAAGTATTACTGGCACTGCAGCACCTTCAAGGAGATCAGCTTTGATAAGGATACATCTTAAGAAAactcaggctgggtttttttcagagtgaaAGGGATAAAATTCCAATTTTTGTGACTAATTGTTCTGATAAAATACCCAGCTATTAATCCTTTTTAAAAGACAACAGGTCTTATGCTCCTTTACACAAGTtaaccttattttaaaatagatatatATGCAAAACTCCTCTTCTTCAAAGAGGGACACCTGTTATCTGAGACAGGCATCTCCTTGGCTGATGGTGTGTGTAGCTGGTTGAAAGAAAGCACAGACCTTGTAGGAATGTCCTTTGCTTTGGCACTTCACACAATTAAAACATAAGCTTGTTTATTTCTGCCGGTACAGAATGGGCAACTGAACCCGAGGATTTCGATCAGGGGCCAAGGCACTCTGGTGACAGGAGCAGTTCAGTTACTTTGTACAAATTCTTTACTTAAATTCCTTGCAAGTATATGTTAAAGCTCAACAAAGATGAAAGTAAGTTTGTAATAACTGAACTATAGGAATTACAGAAGATTTACTTAAAACCCCTCCTGCATCCATATTAATCCTGTATGGTAGTATGTACTATGTAGCAGGTGAAATGTGTCAATAAATCATAAAAAAGGTCTAGGCTGAAAGGAACCTCTGGAGGCCTCGTCCAACCTCTAGCTCAAACGAGGGATTGCCTCAGCCATGCTGCTCATCTGAACCGGGATTCAGGAAGCCAAGGTGTCAACAGTTCAACATGTAAGGAAGCAGCAGAAGACTCAAGAGTTATCAACGTGAAGTCAAAACCACTATTTTAAATTTAACCAGGAAGATAGCATCTCCTGTGGTAGCACTGCACTGTAGATCTAATGTTAATTCAGAGATTTTGTcccaagcagaaagaaaaattaatttatgttcagccatttaaaaaacacacGAAGATCTTAAATTGAACagtgaaagggttttttttagaattgtATACAGTCCAGTTTATTCCCAAATTTCTGAAATCCAGATACAGATGTGTGCTGATGAACTGTAATTAATTCCTGTATTTTTTCCCTGAAGGCATCAGCTACCAATTTTGAACACTTTCGCGAGCTGCCACAGATGGCACAGGTTACACAGCCTTCTCTCTCAAAAGCTagtccattttaaaatacaaacttgacctgtacatacatacatttaaaaaacacaataaCAAGAACacctttttaaaacacattttaattctgCTTGGACAGATCCCCATTGAGATTATGAATTtgcatatgcaatttttttttttttcttctgctgcagcaATGAGAGGAATCACAATTAGGCAGTGAAAGCAACAGCTATAATGACAGAAGGATCACTAAAAAATTCAAGGGAACCAAGCCAAAGTACACAGATAATAAAAAACAACATACAGTTGCTCCAAAAATTTAGATGTTCAAAATTCAGAAGATGATAGAGTACAATACTTCAAATTTTACTGgaaacacaataaaaaataagGCTTCTTTATTACAGGTTTTGATGAATAAGCTCTGCTGTGGCAGTCTATGTTACCCCTGCTGCTTATTGCACCAATCTGTCAGAAGTTACTGCTCCTGTGTAAGGAAACACAGACCTTAATGCCCCAGTGTAATTTGGAGTAACTGCAATATAGAGTATTTCCTTCAACCATGCTACTAAAAGGTCAATGATACAATAATTACAGTAATTTGCAGTAAAAACATGTCAGAAGTAATTGTAGCTAGAAGAAGGTAGTAGCAGATTACTTCACTGCAAAGACATATGCCAAAACTCATCC harbors:
- the ANKRD34B gene encoding ankyrin repeat domain-containing protein 34B, producing MTKMMDLPAEGNSLIRAVYQSRLRLTRLLLEHGAYINESNDRGETPLMIACKTKHVDSQSASKAKMVKYLLENKADPNIQDKSGKTALMHACLEKAGPEVVSLLLKSGADPSLQDHSNCSALVYAINSEDKETLKILLNACREQGKEVIIITTNKSPSGRQKTKQYLNMPPADLEECHSPTGCISPSEIELKTSPFPFSSSNETQKALLSFKELDHPRSVDNSSQTVSPKRKSSSTKVGSRLAQVQRLQSEHWVKGSPSLFHQNKIASLKKELKDITPKELSFKINGLALSKKFITRHQSIDIKDTAHLLKTFDQTGSRKLSYEEMNSQTPCVEENHNPSGIPMGKDASSGQISFVSNLSGIIQRRNLGTNHYSSESQFTILSPAAAEGSKSVIGKKKILSPSHSLLPNSREVLENTPPVTLSRSNKACLERHGSGALLLDHYAHTRPGFLPPLKVNPHPPIPDITFINKVPGMISCGQKPLIPAAPALPRETKNTQVLRRQSLQTDQIKQLINF